A genomic segment from Nicotiana tabacum cultivar K326 chromosome 9, ASM71507v2, whole genome shotgun sequence encodes:
- the LOC107787827 gene encoding uncharacterized protein LOC107787827 isoform X2 — translation MKGDRMAKRSSFGSIVRKRLSDITNSLPQTQHKSPIDVDKVSPDVSSMKDYINHLAKENVALVKLVQDKNKIIELSGIEIQKMRIHLQKMQLQNWNLAQSNSHMLAELNLNREKMKSLQHELVCKEALLKSRNLEEEQEQRNQLKNDLQDEEFMAIDSQLNRHSKPRNGNRRQRATRSQSMGHSTSSQQAAEKEAAENKRRCLRRKSTNSKVQHSEAAAEDLFELEGLAVPFNSPVHDYDLTPLPFSSIEEVIKDEKDSSENVAQLSRRASIGRPSRKAAEKIQSYKEIPVNIKMRR, via the exons ATGAAAGGGGATAGAATGGCAAAAAGATCATCTTTTGGAAGCATAGTGAGAAAGAGGCTATCCGATATAACAAATTCGCTTCCACAAACACAACATAAATCGCCTATTGATGTCGATAAGGTTTCGCCTGATGTTTCTTCAATGAAGGACTACATTAATCATCTCGCCAAA GAAAATGTGGCGTTGGTGAAACTTGTTCAAGACAAAAA CAAGATTATAGAGTTGAGTGGGATTGAGATACAGAAAATGAGGATTCATCTTCAGAAAATGCAGCTACAGAACTGGAATCTTGCTCAATCAAATAGTCATATGTTGGCGGAACTCAATTTGAACAGGGAAAAg ATGAAATCACTACAACATGAGCTGGTTTGCAAAGAAGCGTTACTTAAATCGAGGAATTTAGAAGAG GAACAAGAACAAAGGAACCAGCTAAAGAATGACTTGCAG GATGAAGAGTTCATGGCTATTGACTCTCAATTGAACAGACATAGCAAGCCTAGAAATGGTAACAGACGCCAACGTGCAACAAGAAGTCAAT CTATGGGACATTCAACATCCTCTCAACAAGCTGCTGAAAAAGAAGCAGCAGAAAACAAAAG GAGATGTTTAAGAAGAAAGTCTACTAATTCTAAAGTCCAACACTCAGAAGCAGCAGCTGAGGACTTGTTTGAATTAGAAGGCCTAGCTGTACCCTTTAACAGCCCAGTTCACGACTATGATCTTACTCCATTGCCTTTCTCTAGCATTGAAGAAGTGATCAAAGATGAGAAGGATTCCTCAGAAAATGTAGCTCAACTTTCGCGAAGGGCTTCTATTGGAAGACCATCGCGTAAAGCAGCTGAGAAGATTCAGTCATACAAAGAGATTCCAGTTAACATTAAAATGAGAAGATGA
- the LOC107787827 gene encoding uncharacterized protein LOC107787827 isoform X1 encodes MKGDRMAKRSSFGSIVRKRLSDITNSLPQTQHKSPIDVDKVSPDVSSMKDYINHLAKENVALVKLVQDKNKIIELSGIEIQKMRIHLQKMQLQNWNLAQSNSHMLAELNLNREKYFVLSQMKSLQHELVCKEALLKSRNLEEEQEQRNQLKNDLQDEEFMAIDSQLNRHSKPRNGNRRQRATRSQSMGHSTSSQQAAEKEAAENKRRCLRRKSTNSKVQHSEAAAEDLFELEGLAVPFNSPVHDYDLTPLPFSSIEEVIKDEKDSSENVAQLSRRASIGRPSRKAAEKIQSYKEIPVNIKMRR; translated from the exons ATGAAAGGGGATAGAATGGCAAAAAGATCATCTTTTGGAAGCATAGTGAGAAAGAGGCTATCCGATATAACAAATTCGCTTCCACAAACACAACATAAATCGCCTATTGATGTCGATAAGGTTTCGCCTGATGTTTCTTCAATGAAGGACTACATTAATCATCTCGCCAAA GAAAATGTGGCGTTGGTGAAACTTGTTCAAGACAAAAA CAAGATTATAGAGTTGAGTGGGATTGAGATACAGAAAATGAGGATTCATCTTCAGAAAATGCAGCTACAGAACTGGAATCTTGCTCAATCAAATAGTCATATGTTGGCGGAACTCAATTTGAACAGGGAAAAg TATTTTGTTTTGTCGCAGATGAAATCACTACAACATGAGCTGGTTTGCAAAGAAGCGTTACTTAAATCGAGGAATTTAGAAGAG GAACAAGAACAAAGGAACCAGCTAAAGAATGACTTGCAG GATGAAGAGTTCATGGCTATTGACTCTCAATTGAACAGACATAGCAAGCCTAGAAATGGTAACAGACGCCAACGTGCAACAAGAAGTCAAT CTATGGGACATTCAACATCCTCTCAACAAGCTGCTGAAAAAGAAGCAGCAGAAAACAAAAG GAGATGTTTAAGAAGAAAGTCTACTAATTCTAAAGTCCAACACTCAGAAGCAGCAGCTGAGGACTTGTTTGAATTAGAAGGCCTAGCTGTACCCTTTAACAGCCCAGTTCACGACTATGATCTTACTCCATTGCCTTTCTCTAGCATTGAAGAAGTGATCAAAGATGAGAAGGATTCCTCAGAAAATGTAGCTCAACTTTCGCGAAGGGCTTCTATTGGAAGACCATCGCGTAAAGCAGCTGAGAAGATTCAGTCATACAAAGAGATTCCAGTTAACATTAAAATGAGAAGATGA